A genomic segment from Sorangium aterium encodes:
- a CDS encoding flavin reductase has translation MLFDPAEFRKVLGQFATGVTLVTTVQDGTPHAMTVNSFSAVSLDPPLVLFCADRRSRTSAAIAASGVFAVNILREQQREISDLFAGKGTDIDRQAVLTEAHVAESGSPILKDVLAFLDCKVEHAYDGGDHIVYVGRVLSSGRGEAGAPLLYYRGTYQALDDVWRWRDRYAAREQATPFHELVDFFDRMQAEGPYATLVDELVTLVDPGVEDRCLDLGCGTGRLTREMGRRCHESIGIDATAAMVERAAQRAKALGLDNVTFREALATRLPFPDASFDVVTASNLLLHLPEPGPVLAEAARVLRPGGRLALLEPAATMSRATMAGYLRGHRYNPSTAHAMLAWADAAEVTYRHTEDKLSGELGGAGLHVDRRERRMNGLALLWIASKA, from the coding sequence ATGCTCTTCGATCCCGCGGAGTTCCGGAAGGTGCTGGGCCAGTTCGCGACCGGGGTCACCCTCGTGACCACGGTGCAGGACGGCACGCCGCACGCGATGACCGTGAACTCGTTCAGCGCCGTCTCGCTCGACCCGCCGCTCGTGCTGTTCTGCGCGGACAGGCGGTCGCGCACGAGCGCGGCCATCGCGGCGTCCGGGGTCTTCGCGGTGAACATCCTGCGGGAGCAGCAGCGGGAGATCTCGGATCTGTTCGCCGGCAAGGGCACGGACATCGATCGGCAGGCGGTGCTCACGGAGGCTCATGTGGCCGAGTCGGGCAGCCCGATCCTCAAGGACGTGCTGGCCTTCCTCGACTGCAAGGTGGAGCACGCGTACGACGGGGGTGATCACATCGTCTATGTCGGTCGCGTGCTCTCGTCGGGCCGGGGGGAGGCGGGCGCGCCGCTCCTGTACTACCGGGGCACGTACCAGGCCCTCGACGACGTCTGGCGATGGCGCGATCGCTATGCGGCGCGGGAGCAGGCGACCCCGTTCCACGAGCTCGTCGACTTCTTCGATCGCATGCAGGCGGAGGGCCCCTATGCGACGCTCGTCGACGAGCTCGTCACGCTCGTCGATCCGGGCGTCGAGGACCGGTGCCTCGACCTCGGCTGCGGCACGGGGCGCCTGACGCGCGAGATGGGTCGCCGCTGCCACGAGTCGATCGGGATCGACGCGACGGCGGCGATGGTGGAGCGCGCCGCGCAGCGGGCGAAGGCGCTCGGCCTGGACAACGTGACGTTCCGGGAGGCGCTGGCGACGCGGCTCCCGTTCCCCGACGCCTCGTTCGACGTGGTGACCGCGTCGAACCTGCTCCTGCACCTGCCCGAGCCGGGCCCGGTGCTGGCCGAGGCGGCGCGCGTCCTCCGCCCTGGCGGCCGCCTGGCGCTGCTCGAGCCCGCGGCCACGATGAGCCGCGCCACGATGGCCGGCTACCTGCGCGGCCACCGGTACAACCCGTCGACGGCCCACGCGATGCTGGCGTGGGCCGACGCGGCGGAGGTCACCTACCGTCACACCGAGGACAAGCTCAGCGGCGAGCTGGGAGGCGCAGGGCTCCATGTCGACCGCCGCGAGCGCCGGATGAACGGCCTCGCGTTGCTCTGGATCGCCAGCAAGGCCTGA
- a CDS encoding FHA domain-containing protein, giving the protein MALTIVVLAPDGAGKVDGGGLSLTLDAPRIILGRAESCEVRLPDTSVSPRHASIRQRGAAYLLLDEGSDNGTFLGKTRIAPRTAMPLKTGDRIRIGRVWLLLRIEPAVAKAAPAAAAKELALELVARGLAAQGEDPAPRVVVVDGPDSGRALRIEEAARPYILGRAKDTDLVLDDPDVSRRHLAITRRGDQFSVQDLGSRSGASLDGAPVPQFDTIWRPGQVLAISGDRLVFEHPAAEALAEIERSPCEPLRPDAVFEPPSLEEPKAAHSTPTPPPASVSTSSPLAQPVEAAPVSRAAQGSGWGFTEALIALLALGVLALSIAGLLWLLGRS; this is encoded by the coding sequence ATGGCGTTGACGATCGTGGTGCTCGCGCCCGACGGGGCGGGGAAGGTGGACGGGGGCGGGCTCTCCCTGACGCTGGACGCGCCCCGCATCATCCTCGGCCGCGCGGAGAGCTGCGAGGTGCGCCTCCCCGACACCAGCGTGAGCCCCCGGCACGCGTCGATCCGGCAGCGGGGCGCCGCGTACCTGCTCCTCGACGAGGGCAGCGACAACGGCACGTTCCTCGGCAAGACGCGCATCGCCCCGCGCACGGCGATGCCCCTGAAGACCGGCGACCGCATCCGCATCGGGCGCGTGTGGCTCCTGCTCCGGATCGAGCCGGCGGTCGCGAAGGCCGCGCCGGCGGCGGCCGCCAAGGAGCTCGCCCTCGAGCTCGTCGCGCGCGGCCTCGCGGCGCAAGGGGAGGATCCGGCGCCGCGCGTGGTCGTTGTCGACGGCCCCGACAGCGGCCGCGCGTTGCGGATCGAGGAGGCGGCGCGGCCCTACATCCTCGGGCGCGCCAAGGACACCGATCTCGTCCTCGACGACCCGGACGTCTCGCGCCGTCATCTGGCCATTACCCGCAGGGGCGATCAATTCTCGGTTCAGGACCTCGGATCGCGCTCAGGCGCTTCGCTCGACGGCGCTCCAGTGCCTCAGTTCGATACGATCTGGCGTCCTGGACAGGTGCTCGCGATCTCGGGCGATCGGCTCGTCTTCGAGCACCCGGCCGCCGAGGCGCTCGCGGAGATCGAGCGCAGCCCGTGTGAGCCGCTCCGTCCAGATGCGGTGTTCGAGCCGCCTTCGCTCGAGGAGCCGAAGGCAGCGCATTCCACGCCGACGCCTCCGCCTGCCTCGGTGAGCACGAGTTCGCCGCTCGCGCAGCCCGTTGAAGCGGCTCCGGTGTCTCGCGCGGCGCAGGGAAGTGGATGGGGCTTCACAGAGGCGCTCATTGCCCTGCTCGCGCTTGGTGTGCTGGCGCTCAGCATTGCTGGTCTGTTGTGGCTGCTGGGGCGCTCTTAG
- a CDS encoding 1,2-dihydroxy-3-keto-5-methylthiopentene dioxygenase: MRAIRMRADGEGEATEAELQAEGIQCGAFDPGAAALALQRVIADRGWTEHEDVRRDGSKPRDEAESAREADEHCHLGDEVRLFVEGHGCYDVRCMNDEWLRIWVGAGDLIAVPARRYHRFMASKAGAIRYLQPYGGRHLLMQLYRVSDDRTRAM; encoded by the coding sequence ATGCGTGCGATCCGAATGAGAGCTGACGGCGAGGGCGAGGCCACCGAGGCGGAGCTTCAGGCGGAAGGGATCCAGTGCGGCGCGTTCGACCCGGGCGCAGCAGCGCTCGCCTTGCAGCGCGTGATCGCGGACCGCGGATGGACGGAGCACGAGGACGTCCGCCGCGACGGGAGCAAGCCGCGCGACGAGGCGGAGAGCGCGAGAGAGGCGGATGAGCACTGCCACCTCGGCGACGAGGTGCGGCTCTTCGTGGAGGGACACGGCTGTTACGACGTCCGTTGCATGAACGACGAGTGGCTGCGGATCTGGGTCGGCGCGGGCGATCTCATCGCCGTGCCGGCGCGGCGCTACCATCGCTTCATGGCGAGCAAGGCCGGCGCGATCCGTTACCTGCAGCCGTACGGCGGCCGTCACCTGCTCATGCAGCTCTACCGCGTGTCCGACGATCGGACGCGCGCGATGTGA
- a CDS encoding cupin domain-containing protein, which produces MAHPYRLVASRARIPVPGGKLIEELFGRVNTGTDGFSLAHMVAPPGWSEPAQTPSFGELTLVIRGRVRAEIAGETVDVSAGQALWTEPDQRVRYSNPFDEESEYFALCIPAFAPDLARRDAE; this is translated from the coding sequence ATGGCGCATCCCTACCGTCTCGTCGCTTCCAGGGCCCGGATCCCCGTCCCTGGCGGCAAGCTGATCGAGGAGCTCTTCGGCCGCGTGAACACCGGCACGGACGGGTTCAGCCTGGCGCACATGGTGGCCCCGCCGGGCTGGAGCGAGCCGGCGCAGACGCCTTCGTTCGGCGAGCTGACGCTCGTGATCCGCGGCCGTGTGCGCGCCGAGATCGCGGGCGAGACGGTCGACGTCTCGGCCGGCCAGGCCCTCTGGACGGAGCCCGATCAGCGCGTCCGCTACAGCAATCCGTTCGACGAGGAGAGCGAGTACTTCGCGCTCTGCATACCGGCCTTCGCGCCGGACCTGGCGCGGCGCGACGCCGAGTGA